The following are encoded in a window of Dictyostelium discoideum AX4 chromosome 6 chromosome, whole genome shotgun sequence genomic DNA:
- a CDS encoding CDK family protein kinase, whose amino-acid sequence MNSFQIIELIGSGSYGKVYKAIHNLSKCTVALKIISVMNIENGLPVEVKYLMKLRDCKNIVHLIEYFYSNDDKLVMVFEYLEYDLWKFISPKNKYMTLSCTKFFIHQLLEGLDELHSQKIMHLDIKPSNLLINPRFDLKIADFGFTTYIGNPHLAHQVISLFYRPPELLMGSRNYGPEVDIWSVGCIIVEMLTGFYMFAGSNDSLQLELIFKTFGTPTEKNWPGISKLSGYSPYLGSKSKKYPSKSLKDISKFKSFSNSTLDIILRMLTLCPKNRISTKEALNHPWFFEDPIASPPLDDIINCLVSRPVKISKQHQKTNNCNNNNGSYDIIPPNSILVPKRSSSQQAALQTQQVVDVDLQYLILKAEQQQIQYQKLVLQTSVPNHIYKEVYEVNQLLKQYILRLKQQKVNLNNNNLNNNNNNLYGNNNHNNNNNNNNNNNNNNNNNNYNNNNNNHNNNYNHDNNNNNNYNNNNYKNNNNSNNNFSFNNSNNNNNNNNNNNRNNRNNNNNNNNNNNNNNYNNNSNNNSYNNNFNNGFNNNDNINDDNNNNNSYNNVNNNNINNNNNNNNGFNGFNNYGNNFNNSNNNGNQFGANNNSFNNTDFSNDSNYGSYCNGLMDLINNNSMYNGGNYYMNNASFHQRIQEHIQKIQQQQLQQMEDQQQEKLNFRDYHPLSIPSQHHNTSSSDTHNNNNNNYNNNNNNNNNINNNNINSIHNQSSDHNHFIPNNGFTNENNNNHCINNMNNSNNNNNNNIGNIGSNGGSINEMGNNNNNNNNNNNNNNNNNNNNNNINANHNRNNNNGSNDFSDFNGNQMVINSYNNNSNNNGNINGNNNNGNGNINGIIGNNNNNNSNNNNNTSFNGNRTTTTTTTSSNFNNINNNNNNSNNNNKNNNNKNNNNNNNNNNNNNNNNNNNNNNNNSNNNSINNNTNNNNNNNNNNNGNGLTSSYANHFQYNHPPFNISNAPHPIPFLNNQSIPNSNYQFLNRFSFSNYSNNNSNGLANNYQNPFGHGATNSNNNNSGNNDHVFGHNTFNFNQNNNNNNNNNNNNNNNNNNNNNNNSNNNSNNNNYNSNNNDNSNSNSNNNNNNNNNNNNSLFNNFNTHNNSINRGNNSFDSFNNGFNHLKNNNNNINNNNNDINNNNNNNNNNNNNNGITKNNTQFGPNILSSTQTSHNSPVSLTPISVSSSSFSNYSPTSFSSSSMESLSSSSEFLSSESLSFTNSNQFSPLLNSASQDINNNSRSSRHRSKLNIDTKGNNNNNNNNKNNNNNNNNNNNNNNNNNNNNNNSNNINNDNNNNSNNNSNSNNNNSNSNNNNNSNNNNNNSFGLKRYVDDNEEQLLANQKKKKNIKSSPLPSASSSQQSQTQQQHQIQQQSQTQQQSQTQKIENNDGLSVENPIVLD is encoded by the exons ATGAACTCTTTTCAGATTATTGAACTCATAGGATCTGGATCTTATGGTAAAGTTTATAAAGCAATTCATAATCTTTCAAAATGTACAGTTGCATTAAAGATTATATCAGTTATgaatattgaaaatggt ttACCAGTTGaagttaaatatttaatgaaattaagaGATTGTAAAAACATTGTACATTTAATAGAATACTTTTATTCAAACG atGATAAATTGGTTATggtatttgaatatttagaATATGATCTTTGGAAATTTATATCacccaaaaataaatatatgaCATTATCATGCAcgaaattttttattcaccAATTATTGGAAGGTTTAGATGAATTGCATAGTCAAAAGATTATGCATTTGGATATTAAAC catcaaatttattaattaaccCAAGGTTCGATTTAAAGATAGCAGATTTTGGATTTACGACATATATTGGAAATCCTCATTTAGCTCATCAAgttatatcattattttatagACCACCAGAATTATTAATGGGAAGTAGGAACTATGGACCAGAAGTCGATATTTGGAGTGTTGGTTGTATTATAGTGGAGATGTTAACTGGATTTTATATGTTTGCAGGTTCAAACGACTCTTTACAATTGGAATTAATCTTTAAAACTTTTGGAACTCCAACTGAAAAAAATTGGCCTggtatttcaaaattatcaggTTATTCTCCATATTTAGGttcaaaatctaaaaaatatccttcaaaatctttaaaagatatttcaaaattcaaaag tttttcaaattctaCATTGGATATAATTTTAAGAATGTTAACATTATGTCCAAAAAATAGGATATCAACAAAAGAAGCATTAAATCATCCATGGTTTTTTGAGGATCCTATAGCATCACCACCTTTGGATgatataattaattgtttagtTAGTAGACCagttaaaatatcaaaacaacatcaaaaaacaaataattgtaataataataatggaagtTATGATATTATACCGCCAAATTCTATTTTGGTACCAAAAAGGTCATCTTCTCAACAAGCAGCTTTACAAACTCAACAGGTTGTGGATGTAGATTTACAATATTTGATATTGAAAGCTGAACAGcaacaaattcaatatcaaaaattagttttacAAACTTCAGTTCCAAACCACATTTACAAAGAAGTCTATGAagttaatcaattattaaaacaatatattttaagattaaaacaacaaaaagttaatttaaataataataatttaaataataataataataatttatatggtaataataatcataataataataataataataataataataataataataataataataataataattataacaataacaataataatcataataataattataatcatgataataataataataataattataataataacaattacaaaaataataataatagtaataataattttagttttaataatagtaacaataacaataataataataataataataatagaaataatagaaataataataataataataataataataataataataacaattataataataatagtaataataatagttataataataattttaataatggttttaataataatgataatattaatgatgataataataataataatagttataataatgtaaataataataatattaataataataataataataataatggatttaatggttttaataattatggtaataattttaataatagcaataataatggtaatcaATTTGGGGCAAACAACAATAGCTTTAATAATACAGATTTTAGTAATGATAGTAATTATGGAAGTTATTGCAATGGTTTAATGGatttgataaataataatagtatgtATAATGGTGGTAACTATTATATGAATAATGCATCGTTTCATCAGAGAATTCAAGAACACattcaaaaaattcaacagcaacaactacaacaaatgGAAGATCAACAACAAGAGAAACTAAACTTTAGAGACTATCATCCTTTATCAATACCTTCCCAACATCACAATACAAGCAGTAGTGACActcataataataacaacaataactacaacaataacaataataacaacaataacattaacaacaacaatatcaatagTATTCATAACCAAAGTAGTGATCATAACCATTTTATCCCTAATAATGGGTTTACCAatgaaaataacaataatcatTGTATCAATAACAtgaataatagcaataacaataacaacaataatattgGTAACATTGGCTCAAATGGTGGCAGTATTAATGAGAtgggtaataataataataataataataataataataataataataataataataataataataataataatataaatgcaAATCATAATCGTAACAACAATAATGGAAGTAATGATTTCAGTGATTTTAATGGCAACCAAATGGTTATAAATAGttacaataacaatagtaataataatggtaatataaatggaaataataataatggtaatggcaATATAAATGGCATTATTggcaataacaataataataatagtaataataataacaacactAGCTTTAATGGAAATAGAACAAcgactaccactactacttcttcaaattttaataatattaataacaataataataatagtaataataataataaaaataataataataaaaataataataataataataataataataataataataataataataataataataataataataataataatagtaataataatagtatcaataacaataccaacaacaataataataataataataataataatggtaatggtttgACTAGTAGTTATGCCAATCACTTTCAATATAATCATCCACCTTTTAATATTTCGAATGCACCACATCCAATCCCTTTCttaaataatcaatctataccaaattcaaattatcaaTTCTTGAATAGGTTTTCCTTTTCAaattatagtaataacaatagtaatggtTTAGctaataattatcaaaatccTTTTGGACATGGTGCCAccaatagtaacaataacaatagtggtaataatgatcATGTATTTGGTCAcaatacttttaattttaatcaaaataataataataataataataataataataataataataataataataataataataataataataatagcaataataatagcaataataataattataatagcaataataatgataatagcaatagcaatagcaataataataataataataataataataataataatagtcttttcaataatttcaataccCATAACAATAGTATTAATAGaggtaataatagttttgaCAGTTTCAATAATGGTTTCAATCatcttaaaaataataataataatattaataataataataatgatattaataataataataataataataataataataataataataatggtattactaaaaataatacacaATTTGGACCAAATATTTTGAGTAGCACTCAAACTTCACATAACTCGCCAGTATCGCTTACCCCTATTTCAGTTTCTTCAAGTTCTTTTTCAAACTATTCACCAACATCCTTTTCAAGTTCCTCGATGGAATCTTTATCATCCTCATCAGAATTTCTTTCATCAGAATCATTATCTTTTACTAATTCCAATCAATTCTCTCCATTGTTGAATAGTGCTAGCCAAgatattaacaataatagtcgTAGTTCAAGACATCGTAGTAAATTGAATATTGATACCAAaggaaacaacaacaacaacaacaacaacaaaaacaacaacaacaacaacaacaacaacaacaacaacaacaacaacaataacaataacaacaacaatagcaacaatatcaacaatgataacaacaacaacagcaacaacaacagcaacagcaacaacaacaacagcaacagcaacaacaacaacaacagcaacaacaataacaataacagttttggtttaaaaagatatgttgatgataatgaagagcAATTATTAGCCaaccaaaagaaaaaaaagaatatcaaATCATCTCCATTACCATCggcatcatcatcacaacaGTCTCAAACTCAACAACAgcatcaaattcaacaacagtCTCAAACTCAACAACAGTCTCAAActcaaaaaattgaaaataatgatggcCTGTCAGTTGAAAATCCAATAGTTTTggattaa
- the fhbA gene encoding hypothetical protein — translation MSLSQQSISIIKATVPVLQVHGVNITTTFYRNMFKANPQLLNIFNHSNQREGKQQNALANTVLQAAIHIDKLNELNLAPIVHKHVALGVLPEHYPIVGTNLLGAIKEVLQDAATDEILGAWGEAYGVIAQAFIDAEAALYKVTEEQIGGWRDTREFIVDRKVEESSNIISFYFKPADGKPIATYIPGQYITIKVPLTLENGEQRTHIRHYSLSDTPSEQYYRISVKKEDALKKSDPNGVVSNHLHANVKVGDKVLLSPPAGDYVVDQLSSNPILLVSGGVGITPLLSMAKATLAKQPEREVTFVHSSKNKQYQPFANELSQLEKSNKVKVSTVHSETDGQITKDKLEKFINPSQIKDTKVFICGPVSFMSAINKQLIELGYPKENISYEIFGPLTNV, via the coding sequence atgtcttTAAGTCaacaatcaatttcaattattaaagcAACAGTACCTGTTTTACAAGTCCATGGAGTTAATATCACTACAACCTTCTATAGAAATATGTTTAAAGCTAATCCacaacttttaaatattttcaatcatTCAAATCAAAGAGAAGGAAAACAACAAAATGCTTTAGCAAATACAGTTTTACAAGCTGCCATTCATATTGATAAAttgaatgaattaaatttagctCCAATCGTTCATAAACATGTTGCATTGGGTGTATTACCAGAACATTATCCAATTGTTGGTACAAATTTATTGGGTGCAATTAAAGAAGTTCTTCAAGATGCTGCCACTGATGAGATTTTAGGTGCATGGGGTGAAGCTTATGGTGTAATTGCTCAAGCTTTCATTGATGCTGAAGCCGCTTTATATAAAGTTACAGAGGAGCAAATTGGAGGTTGGAGAGATACTCGTGAATTCATTGTCGATAGAAAGGTTGAAGAGTCGTCCAATATCATTTCATTCTACTTTAAACCAGCCGATGGTAAACCAATTGCAACCTATATTCCAGGCCAATACATTACCATTAAGGTACCATTAACTTTAGAGAATGGTGAACAAAGAACTCACATCAGACATTACAGTTTATCAGACACACCATCCGAACAATACTATCGTATTAGTGTAAAGAAAGAAGACGCCCTCAAAAAGTCTGATCCAAATGGTGTAGTTTCAAATCATTTGCATGCAAATGTTAAGGTTGGCGATAAAGTTTTACTCTCCCCTCCAGCTGGTGACTATGTAGTCGACCAATTATCAAGCAATCCAATCCTTTTGGttagtggtggtgttggtatcACTCCATTATTAAGTATGGCAAAGGCAACTTTAGCTAAACAACCAGAAAGAGAAGTCACCTTTGTTCACTCTTCAAAGAACAAACAATATCAACCATTTGCAAATGAATTATCCCAATtggaaaaatcaaataaagtaAAGGTATCAACTGTTCATTCTGAAACTGATGGTCAAATCACCAAAgataaattagaaaaattcATCAATCCTTCTCAAATTAAAGATACTAAAGTTTTCATCTGTGGTCCAGTATCTTTTATGTCTgcaattaataaacaattaattgaattaggTTAtccaaaagaaaatatttctTATGAAATTTTTGGTCCATTAAcaaatgtataa